A single window of Halobacillus naozhouensis DNA harbors:
- a CDS encoding ABC transporter substrate-binding protein, translating to MKKIMIVVCILVLSLLVACNETSKEEKTSKNKNTTVREIKIEDAMGTQTIKGTPKNIVVLQWAYAEYLLALGIQPAGVTDINGYKKFVNVDKKLAKSVKDVGTRTEPNLEAISRSKPDLIIAMESTHEKILDNLKKIAPVVTFESSSNESIKNQYKNMLEDFKKVAKIVDKKEKAELAISDLEEFIEDQRNRLTEAGLVGSKYIVSQAYSVQNSAVIRLFTDNSIVSQIMTRLGFENAYKPDKFKPNGFSKVTVEALQTFQNENLQFLYIVQDDDNVFENQLKGNPVWENLSFVKSGNTHRLPGDTWPFGGILSAYELTEQFVDAMLEK from the coding sequence ATGAAGAAAATAATGATTGTTGTATGCATACTAGTTTTATCATTGTTGGTTGCATGTAATGAAACAAGTAAAGAGGAAAAAACCAGTAAAAATAAAAATACGACAGTTCGGGAAATTAAAATAGAAGATGCAATGGGGACCCAAACCATTAAAGGTACACCAAAAAATATTGTAGTCTTACAATGGGCTTATGCAGAATATTTATTAGCATTAGGTATTCAACCTGCTGGAGTCACTGATATAAATGGCTATAAAAAGTTTGTCAATGTGGATAAAAAGCTTGCAAAAAGTGTAAAAGACGTGGGGACTCGGACAGAACCTAACTTGGAAGCTATTTCAAGATCAAAACCAGATCTTATTATTGCTATGGAATCAACTCATGAAAAAATATTAGATAACTTAAAGAAAATTGCCCCAGTAGTAACATTTGAATCAAGCTCGAACGAATCGATAAAAAATCAATATAAAAATATGTTGGAGGATTTTAAAAAAGTCGCAAAAATTGTTGACAAAAAAGAAAAAGCAGAGCTTGCGATTTCTGATCTAGAAGAATTTATTGAAGATCAAAGGAATCGACTAACAGAAGCTGGATTAGTGGGCTCAAAGTATATTGTTTCTCAAGCATATTCAGTACAAAATTCGGCTGTAATACGATTGTTTACGGATAATTCAATTGTATCGCAAATCATGACACGTCTTGGCTTTGAAAATGCCTACAAACCAGATAAGTTTAAACCTAATGGCTTTAGTAAAGTAACGGTTGAGGCACTACAAACTTTTCAAAATGAAAATCTTCAATTTCTGTACATTGTGCAAGATGATGACAATGTTTTTGAAAACCAACTTAAAGGTAATCCAGTATGGGAAAATTTAAGTTTTGTAAAAAGTGGAAATACACATCGACTTCCCGGAGATACATGGCCGTTTGGTGGTATTTTATCTGCATATGAACTAACCGAACAGTTTGTAGATGCAATGTTAGAAAAATAA
- a CDS encoding ArsR/SmtB family transcription factor, translated as MNLDKDTIFKALGDSTRRLILDELSERNELTLYELTARLIMKHELSISRQAIAKHLTTLEEAGLVISKRKGKYRVIIFNNEPLKNLLKGWIE; from the coding sequence ATGAATTTGGACAAAGACACTATATTCAAAGCACTTGGCGACTCGACTCGGCGGCTTATATTAGATGAACTATCTGAACGCAATGAGCTGACCTTGTATGAACTTACGGCACGTCTCATTATGAAGCACGAGCTTTCCATATCGCGACAAGCGATCGCTAAACATCTTACTACATTGGAAGAAGCAGGGCTCGTAATATCAAAACGAAAGGGAAAATATCGGGTAATTATATTCAACAACGAACCACTTAAAAATTTGCTGAAAGGATGGATAGAGTAA
- a CDS encoding VOC family protein, giving the protein MKIIVTSIFVEDQDKALEFYSETLGFVKKHDVPTGEFRWITLVSPEEQKGTELLLEPNNHPAAKEYQEKLFAEGIPVTMFGVADIRKEYDRLLDKGVKFTMEPTKMGEVTIAVFDDTCGNLIQIIQQ; this is encoded by the coding sequence ATGAAAATCATTGTTACTAGTATATTCGTAGAAGACCAAGATAAGGCACTAGAATTTTATTCAGAAACGCTGGGATTTGTAAAAAAACATGACGTTCCCACAGGAGAATTTAGGTGGATAACACTAGTTTCTCCCGAGGAACAAAAAGGTACCGAGCTTTTACTTGAACCGAATAACCATCCAGCCGCTAAAGAGTATCAAGAAAAGTTATTTGCTGAAGGCATCCCGGTAACAATGTTTGGCGTAGCAGATATTCGTAAAGAGTACGATCGATTATTGGATAAAGGCGTGAAGTTTACTATGGAGCCGACAAAAATGGGCGAAGTCACAATAGCTGTCTTCGATGATACATGCGGCAACCTTATTCAGATAATACAGCAGTAA
- a CDS encoding cell wall hydrolase: MPRVKYRDSDVALMARLMRAEAVGEGKQGMLYVGNVVVNRAVADCLDFTNLRTIRDVIFQVQGGNYSFEAVQKGSLFYKGARSVEKRLARKNLKFWRQHPAKYSLWYFNPYAPCPPTWYGQPLTGRYKNHCYYEPEAGTCASVY; the protein is encoded by the coding sequence ATGCCAAGAGTAAAATACAGAGATTCAGACGTAGCTTTAATGGCAAGGTTGATGAGAGCGGAAGCCGTAGGTGAAGGAAAACAAGGAATGTTGTATGTGGGAAATGTAGTTGTTAACCGGGCTGTAGCGGATTGTTTAGATTTTACGAATTTAAGAACAATTCGAGATGTCATTTTTCAGGTACAAGGAGGAAATTATTCTTTTGAAGCTGTTCAAAAGGGCAGTCTATTTTATAAAGGAGCGAGATCTGTTGAGAAAAGATTAGCAAGAAAGAATTTAAAGTTTTGGAGACAACACCCAGCGAAATATTCTCTTTGGTATTTCAATCCATATGCTCCATGTCCTCCAACATGGTACGGTCAACCTTTAACTGGTCGTTATAAAAATCATTGTTATTATGAACCAGAAGCTGGAACTTGTGCCAGTGTTTATTGA
- a CDS encoding Rqc2 family fibronectin-binding protein, with translation MSFDGIVTRAITHEINEEVKTGRIVKIYQPTETELVFTIRKNRTNHTLLLSAHPSYARFHLTNDQYHNPKEPPMLCMLLRKHLVGGFLEKVEQVSMERIVKFQIRSRNEIGDETMKTLIIEVMGKHSNILLVDTEQGHILDSIKHLPPSQNRHRTVMPGQPYKLPPEQGKTNPLELEADELVKKLDFNSGKIDKQILNTVMGFSPVITKEIAHCAHLGGSEAYKNAYSHIREQIMDNTYQPVIYSGDREQFYVLQLSFLKQDGTSFPTVSAMLDRYYSGKAERDRVKQQAGDLYKFLKNERDKNKRKIKKHETTLKKSEAAEDYQRVGELLTAHMHLVKQGDEFASVVDYYDPDQGERTIELNPNKSPSENAQSYFQTYQKLKKSKQVVQKEIGKAEEEIDYLDRLIQQVESAREVDIDEIREELREQGYMKKRSSSRKKTNKPSKPKPEQFTASDGTAIYVGRNNKQNEYLTNRLANKHDTWLHAKDIPGSHVVIQDEAPTEDVLFEAAQLAAYFSKFSQSSSVPVDYTLIKHVKKPSGAKPGFVTYDHQQTLYVTPAIEMIRKMKQ, from the coding sequence ATGTCATTTGACGGCATTGTAACCCGGGCAATCACTCACGAAATAAATGAGGAAGTGAAGACCGGAAGAATCGTTAAAATTTATCAGCCAACAGAAACGGAATTAGTTTTTACTATTAGAAAGAACCGAACGAACCATACACTACTATTATCAGCACATCCAAGCTATGCACGGTTTCACTTGACGAATGATCAGTATCACAACCCGAAAGAACCACCAATGCTATGTATGCTGCTGAGGAAGCACCTAGTCGGCGGCTTTCTTGAAAAGGTCGAGCAAGTGAGTATGGAACGAATCGTTAAGTTTCAAATCCGGTCACGGAACGAAATTGGTGACGAGACTATGAAGACCCTGATCATCGAAGTAATGGGGAAACATTCGAACATTTTACTTGTGGATACCGAACAAGGGCATATTTTAGACAGTATTAAACACTTGCCCCCTTCCCAAAACCGTCACCGTACAGTAATGCCGGGGCAGCCATACAAACTTCCACCTGAACAAGGGAAAACAAATCCGCTGGAGCTAGAAGCAGACGAACTAGTTAAAAAACTAGATTTTAATTCAGGAAAAATCGATAAACAAATCCTTAACACAGTCATGGGCTTTTCACCTGTGATAACAAAAGAAATTGCTCATTGTGCTCACTTAGGGGGATCGGAAGCCTATAAAAACGCCTATTCTCATATCCGCGAGCAAATCATGGACAATACCTATCAGCCTGTTATTTATTCGGGGGACCGTGAACAGTTTTACGTCCTGCAGCTTAGTTTCCTCAAACAAGACGGGACTTCCTTTCCGACAGTCAGCGCTATGCTTGATCGCTACTATTCCGGGAAAGCTGAACGAGACCGAGTGAAACAGCAAGCTGGCGACCTCTACAAATTTTTAAAAAATGAACGCGATAAAAACAAACGTAAAATTAAGAAACACGAAACGACACTGAAAAAATCGGAAGCTGCTGAAGATTACCAACGTGTTGGCGAACTGCTAACCGCCCACATGCATTTAGTAAAGCAAGGAGACGAATTCGCAAGCGTTGTTGATTATTACGATCCTGATCAAGGCGAACGTACCATTGAGCTCAACCCTAATAAATCGCCGAGCGAGAACGCTCAAAGCTACTTTCAAACTTATCAAAAACTAAAAAAATCGAAACAAGTTGTTCAGAAAGAAATTGGCAAGGCTGAAGAAGAAATCGACTATTTGGATCGACTCATCCAGCAAGTTGAATCTGCCCGGGAAGTGGATATTGATGAAATTAGAGAAGAGCTGAGAGAACAGGGCTATATGAAAAAAAGAAGTTCTTCCAGGAAGAAAACGAACAAACCTTCAAAGCCAAAGCCTGAACAGTTTACGGCTAGTGACGGCACAGCCATTTATGTCGGACGCAACAATAAACAAAATGAGTATCTTACCAATCGTCTGGCCAACAAGCATGATACATGGCTGCATGCGAAAGATATTCCTGGCTCTCATGTGGTTATTCAGGACGAAGCACCGACGGAAGACGTCTTATTTGAAGCGGCACAGCTTGCGGCTTATTTTAGTAAGTTTAGTCAATCGTCCTCTGTTCCAGTGGATTATACTCTGATTAAACATGTGAAGAAACCTTCTGGTGCTAAACCGGGTTTTGTCACTTATGACCACCAGCAGACATTATATGTAACGCCAGCTATCGAGATGATCAGGAAAATGAAACAATAG
- a CDS encoding YicC/YloC family endoribonuclease — MRLTIELRSVNHRFLDISPKIPRNFLFLEEAMKRYIKQKLSRGRVDLFLTAEGEGLLYKRLEADDELLDQYITKLSNVKDQYKLTGDISIDTVAGLEGIFTVRETDQPVDQIKAELLSVLDAACAELIEMRNQEGERLAQDLLNRLHSMKDTVADIEARRPVIVDEYKAKVLSRIETFINEEIASEESRVLQEVALLAERGDITEEVTRLYSHIDQFHNTLEKQEPIGRTLDFIVQEMHREINTIGSKSNDSQLSNSVVTLKSEVEKMKEQVQNIE; from the coding sequence ATGAGGCTGACTATTGAACTGAGAAGTGTCAATCATCGTTTTTTAGATATCTCCCCTAAAATACCGCGGAACTTTTTATTTCTTGAGGAGGCTATGAAACGTTACATCAAACAGAAGCTTAGTCGCGGTCGAGTGGATCTTTTTCTTACGGCAGAGGGAGAAGGTCTGCTGTATAAACGGCTTGAAGCGGATGATGAGCTTCTTGATCAGTACATAACCAAGTTAAGTAACGTAAAGGACCAGTACAAGTTGACGGGGGACATCTCAATTGATACGGTAGCCGGGCTAGAGGGGATCTTTACAGTTCGAGAAACGGATCAACCCGTCGATCAAATCAAAGCGGAGCTTCTAAGCGTGCTCGATGCAGCGTGTGCTGAACTGATTGAAATGAGAAATCAGGAAGGCGAACGACTGGCTCAGGACCTTCTAAATAGGCTCCATTCTATGAAAGATACGGTGGCTGATATAGAAGCACGAAGGCCCGTGATTGTAGATGAATACAAGGCTAAAGTGTTATCAAGAATCGAGACATTTATCAATGAAGAGATTGCTTCTGAGGAGAGCAGGGTGCTGCAAGAAGTTGCTTTGCTCGCTGAAAGAGGTGATATAACGGAAGAGGTCACAAGACTATATTCGCATATTGACCAATTTCACAACACCCTTGAAAAACAGGAGCCAATTGGACGTACTCTCGATTTTATCGTTCAGGAAATGCACCGGGAGATTAATACGATTGGTTCAAAATCAAATGACAGTCAGTTGTCCAACAGTGTAGTGACATTGAAGAGTGAAGTAGAGAAAATGAAAGAACAAGTACAAAATATTGAATAA
- the remA gene encoding extracellular matrix/biofilm regulator RemA, which produces MSLKLINIGFGNVVSANRIISIVSPESAPIKRIITVARDNNKLVDATYGRRTRAVIITDSDHVVLSAVQPETVGQRVISNDEMSDEN; this is translated from the coding sequence TTGAGTTTAAAGTTAATTAATATCGGCTTTGGAAACGTGGTATCAGCTAATCGAATCATTTCTATTGTCTCACCAGAATCCGCGCCGATTAAACGTATTATAACCGTAGCAAGAGATAATAATAAATTAGTAGATGCTACATACGGCAGAAGAACACGTGCCGTTATTATTACTGATAGCGATCATGTTGTGCTGTCGGCAGTGCAGCCAGAAACAGTTGGACAGCGTGTAATCAGTAATGATGAAATGTCAGATGAGAATTAG
- the gmk gene encoding guanylate kinase, giving the protein MIDEKGILFILSGPSGVGKGTVRKALFEQSTNLRYSISMTTRRPREGEVDGVDYFFKSRAEFERLIEQRQLIEHAEYVGNYYGTPKQYVEDTLNEGKDVFLEIEVQGALKVRENFPEGVFVFLIPPSLEELKDRIVNRGTETEDKVKNRLLAAKEEIEMMDAYDYVVVNDQVDHAVSKIQSIVASEHCKRERVSQQYKKALEADQHDA; this is encoded by the coding sequence GTGATAGATGAAAAAGGTATCTTATTTATTCTTTCTGGGCCTTCTGGTGTAGGGAAAGGAACGGTACGTAAAGCATTATTTGAACAATCGACCAACCTTCGTTATTCCATCTCCATGACAACGAGAAGGCCGAGAGAAGGCGAAGTGGATGGCGTTGATTATTTTTTTAAGTCACGAGCAGAATTTGAAAGGCTTATTGAACAGCGGCAATTAATTGAGCATGCTGAATATGTAGGGAATTACTATGGAACTCCTAAGCAATACGTCGAAGATACCCTTAATGAAGGGAAAGATGTTTTCCTGGAAATTGAAGTACAAGGCGCCCTCAAAGTTAGAGAAAACTTTCCAGAAGGGGTATTCGTCTTTCTCATTCCCCCTTCCCTTGAAGAATTGAAGGATCGGATTGTAAACCGCGGTACAGAAACAGAAGATAAAGTGAAGAATCGTCTGTTGGCGGCTAAAGAAGAAATTGAGATGATGGATGCTTATGATTACGTCGTGGTCAATGATCAAGTCGATCATGCTGTCAGTAAAATACAGTCGATCGTAGCGAGTGAACATTGCAAGCGTGAGCGAGTATCACAACAATATAAAAAAGCACTGGAGGCTGATCAACATGATGCTTGA
- the rpoZ gene encoding DNA-directed RNA polymerase subunit omega — protein MMLEPSIDSLQEQIKSKYTLVTLSARRARELKQGSAPMVENPTSSQQVGVALEEIQAGKLDYTHSDQIQSRTETL, from the coding sequence ATGATGCTTGAGCCATCAATTGATTCATTACAAGAGCAAATCAAATCAAAGTACACTCTCGTCACCTTATCTGCCCGGCGAGCGCGTGAACTGAAGCAGGGAAGCGCTCCAATGGTTGAAAATCCAACTTCAAGCCAGCAGGTTGGCGTGGCGCTGGAAGAAATACAGGCTGGAAAACTCGATTATACTCATAGTGATCAGATTCAATCTAGAACGGAAACACTATAA
- the coaBC gene encoding bifunctional phosphopantothenoylcysteine decarboxylase/phosphopantothenate--cysteine ligase CoaBC, with product MLQGKKIVLGVSGGIAAYKAADLTSKLVQAGAEVRVIMTESALKFVGGTTFQALSRQPVYTDTFKEHDSTQIQHIDVADWADLFLIAPATANIIGKLAHGIADDMLSTTLLATEAPVYIAPAMNVHMYSHPSVISNLKKLDQWGFRFIEPGEGYLACGYVGKGRLEEPQTIVSVLQHQSTQSLSLSGKRVLITAGPTREKIDPVRYFTNPSSGKMGFALARQAAALGADTTLIAGPVDLDTPRGVNRVDVVTAQDMYEQVLSRYDASDLVIKSAAVADYRPKQVFDQKMKKSPGDYTVEMERTHDILQELGERKRHQYLIGFAAETQDLEYYGEQKLVKKNLDAIVMNNIAEQGSGFSTDTNASVYLAKDGKRVDWPLMSKDELAANILQMASEALVGEES from the coding sequence ATGCTACAAGGGAAAAAGATCGTCTTAGGTGTTAGCGGGGGGATTGCTGCTTATAAAGCCGCAGATTTAACAAGTAAACTTGTTCAGGCAGGCGCTGAAGTACGGGTCATCATGACAGAAAGTGCCTTAAAGTTTGTCGGGGGCACGACCTTTCAGGCATTAAGTCGTCAGCCTGTCTACACCGATACGTTCAAGGAACATGATTCCACACAAATTCAGCACATCGATGTGGCAGATTGGGCAGATTTGTTCCTAATTGCTCCTGCCACCGCCAATATAATAGGAAAATTGGCTCATGGGATTGCTGATGATATGTTATCCACGACGTTGCTGGCTACAGAAGCCCCGGTTTATATAGCTCCAGCGATGAATGTACATATGTACAGCCACCCATCTGTCATCAGTAATTTAAAAAAACTTGATCAATGGGGGTTCCGGTTCATTGAGCCAGGAGAAGGCTATTTAGCTTGTGGTTATGTAGGCAAAGGAAGACTGGAAGAACCGCAAACGATTGTGTCAGTTCTTCAGCATCAGTCCACACAAAGCCTGTCCTTATCAGGAAAACGCGTACTCATAACAGCCGGTCCTACAAGAGAAAAAATTGATCCGGTGAGGTATTTTACGAATCCTTCCTCAGGAAAAATGGGATTTGCTCTGGCACGCCAGGCAGCAGCCCTGGGAGCAGACACTACGTTAATAGCAGGTCCTGTCGATCTGGATACACCAAGAGGAGTAAACAGAGTTGATGTAGTGACAGCGCAGGACATGTACGAACAGGTGCTTTCGCGTTATGACGCGAGTGACCTTGTTATTAAGTCGGCTGCCGTAGCTGATTACAGACCAAAGCAGGTTTTTGACCAAAAAATGAAAAAATCACCCGGTGACTATACGGTGGAGATGGAGCGGACGCACGATATTTTACAAGAACTTGGGGAACGCAAACGGCATCAATATTTGATCGGTTTTGCAGCAGAAACCCAGGATCTTGAATATTACGGTGAGCAAAAACTCGTTAAGAAGAACCTTGATGCTATCGTGATGAATAACATAGCTGAGCAAGGCTCTGGTTTTAGTACCGATACAAACGCCTCTGTTTATTTAGCGAAAGACGGGAAGCGAGTTGACTGGCCGTTAATGTCGAAAGATGAGCTGGCCGCAAATATTTTACAAATGGCAAGCGAGGCACTTGTCGGTGAAGAGTCTTGA